Part of the Fodinicola acaciae genome is shown below.
CGACGGCAACACCAGCACGGTCGGATCCTCGCGCAGGCTGTCCTCCGTACGATCGGCGGCGAACACGACACCTTCAGCGAAGACCTCGACCCGGCCGGACACCGTGCCGCGCCTGGCCAGCGCGTGGTCACGCTCGGCGCGGTCCGGGTCGCGCACGTATCCACCGTCGTACGCGGCGACCGCCTGCGCCTTGGCGCCGAACCGTTCGGTCACCGCGCGCCGGGCCGCCTGCTGGCTGTCGACGCCGCGTCCGCCGACCAGGCTCGCACGTACGGCGGTGACCGGGTCGTCCAGATCCGAGTGCCGCCGCGACGCCGGCATCCGCCGATACCAGCGCGGCCCCCACCACCGCGGCTTGAAGACCAGATAGATCATCCCCATCCCGAACACCGCGAAGGCGACCAGGATGAGTGGCGCGGCGAAGCCGACGGCCGGCTCCGGCAGCATCGCGGCCACGCCGCTGGCGAACAGCACCAGGCCGAGACCGGGGAACAGGCCGAGGATCATCGAGTCCCAGCTGGTCCGCCGGCTCCACCGACGCGCGCGCGTTGAGCGGCCGGCCCAGCACCAGCCGGTGTACGCGAGCAGCGCCACACCGGCCAGTGCGATCCAGAAACCGGCCATGCCGCCATTGAACCAGCGGCGTACAAACCGGACCGCTCTACTCAGCGTCCTGCCAGGAACGCCAGAGGGCCGCGTACGAGCCGCCGGCGGCGATCAACTCCCGGTGGCTGCCGATCTCGCTGATCCGGCCGTCCTCCACGACCGCGACCCGGTCGGCGTCGTGCGCGGTCTGCAGCCGGTGCGCGATGGCGACGACCGTGCGGCCGCGCATGACCGCAGCCAGCGACTGTTCCAGGTGCCGCGCCGCGGTCGGGTCCATCAGCGACGTCGCCTCGTCCAGCACCAGCGTGTGCGGGTCGGCGAGCACCAGCCGCGCCAGCGCGAGCTGCTGCGCCTGTCCGGGCTCCAGCGTCTGCTCACCGGAGCCGACCGTCGTCCGGATGCCGTCTGGCAGTGCGTCGACCCAGGTGTCGGCGTCGACGGCGCGCAGGGCACTCCGCAGCTCGTCGTCGGTCGCCTCCGGCGCGGCCAGCCGTAGGTTGTCCGCGACCGTACCGACGAACACGTGATGTTCCTGCGTCACCAACGCGACGTGTGCGCGCAGCCGGTCCGGTGGCAGGTCGGCGATCGGTACGCCGCCGACGGTCACCTCGCCGGAGCGCGGTCGTGCGATGCCGGCCAGCAGCCGGCCGATGGTGGACTTGCCGGCGCCGCTCGGACCGACCACGGCGAGCCGTTCGCCGGGCCGCAGGTCGAGATCGACGCCGTGCAACACGTCACGGCCGGAGTCGTACGCGAAATGTACGGCGGAGAGCCGGATCCGCTCGTTGGTTGGCTCGGGACCGCCGACGGCTCGCGGCGCGCGCGACTGTGCGACGCCGACCAGCCGCGCCAGCGAAGCCGCACCGACCTGCACCTCGTCGAGCCAGGAGATCAGCCGGTCGAGCGGGTCGGCCAGCGCGATCACGTACAACGTCACCGCGGTCACCGCGCCGAGGCTGGCCAGGCCCCGCGCGTACAGCCAACCGCCCCAGGCCAGTGCGATGACGACCGGCGCGAGGAAGGTGAGCTCGACCGCCGGATAGAAGCGGGTGCGCAGGCCGAGCGTGTATTTCTCGATGTCGAAAGCGTTTCGGATGTCCTTCTCGGAGCGGCGGATCCGCCGGCGGTCGAGCCGCAGCTCCTCGACCGTACGCGCGCCGTCGACGGTTTCGTGGACTCCGGCCAGAAGCCTGGCGTAGAGCTCGCGTTCTTTGAGATATGCCGACGGAGCGCGCTTCAGATACCACCGCGTGGAGACCGACAGCAGCGGCAGCACCAACAGGCACGGCAACAGAATGTGCCAGCCGGCCAACGCGGCGGCCGCCACGGTGAGGACCGTCGTCACGGCCGCGACCATCACCTCGGGCACACCCCACCGGATCACTCGGTTGAGCGACCCGACATCGGTGGTCGCGCGGGTCAGCAGGTCACCGGAGCCGGCTTTCTCCACAGTGGACAGTGGCAGCTCGGTGACCCGCTCGACGAACTCCTCTCGCAGCTCCGCCAACACCTTTTCCCCCAGTGACGAGGAAAAATAGGTCGCGAAGCGGACGAGTGCGGTCTGCGTCAGCAGAAACGCGGCACCCAGCAGCGCGATGAGGTCGATGCCGATCTGCGTGATGCCGGTGCTGACACCGTCGACCAGCGCGCCGAGCAGCCGTGGCCCGGCCAGCCCGGCGATCGCGGCCAGGGCGTGCAGGGCCAGCATGCCGGCGATCGCCCGCGGATGGCGGCGAAACAGTCCGGCCGCGTACCGCCGAGTGTCCACAGTGGACGCGACCGGCAGGATGTGGCTCATGAGGTCCCTCGGGTGACGACCGCGCGATAGGCGGAGTTTTGCCGCAACAGCGCGTGATGGTTGCCGGTCGCGGAGGTTTTTCCGCCATCCGGCAGGAAAACCACCTCGTCGGCGGCGCCGGCCAGCAGCGGACTCGTGCTGAAGACGATGGTCGTACGGCCGGCGCGCGCCGCCGTCAGCCGGCCGGCGATCCGGCTTTCGGTGTGCGCGTCGACCGCGCTGGTCGGCTCCAGGAGGATCAGCACGTCAGGGTCGGCGACCAGCGACCGCGCCAGCACCAGCCGCTGCCGCTGCCCGCCGGAGAAAAACCGGCCCTGCTCGATGACCTCGGTGTCCAGGCCGTCCGGCAGTGCCTCGACCACGTCCTCGGCGTCGGCGACGCCGACAGCCGCCTCGATGGCGGCGCGGCTCGCCTGGCCGGTCGGGTCGAGTTCTTCGGCCAGTGGACCGGAAAACATGTGCGGATGCGGATCGGCGAGCAGGATCGCGGCGCGTACGGCGGCAAGCTCCAGCTCGGCCAGCGGCACGCCGCCGAAACGTACGTCGGCGTCGACGTAACGCGCCAGCCGCTCGGCCAACGCGTCCGCGTCGGCGCGCCGCTCGCACACCACCGCGGTGCGCAGCCCCGGCTTGAATTCCGCTCCGGACAAGGCATCCGCGAGCGTCGCGGTCGCCGGATCCGGCATCGGCAACGGATCCGCCGGCGAGACGATGTCGCGATCCAGCCGCAGCACCGCGATGATCCGCTTGGCCGCGACCACCGCCTTGGTGAGAACCTCTGCCATTTCCGCGAAAGTGCGCAGCGGCAGGACCAGGAAGGCGGCATACGCGTACGCGCTGACCAGTTGGCCGGCGCTGATCTGGCGGTCGAGCGCGAGCCGCGCGCCGAGCCAGGCGATCATGATGGCGAAAAGTCCCGGCAGCAGGATCTGCGCCGCTTCCATCATCGACGCGACCCTGGCCACCCGTACGCCGGCCTGTCGCACCTTCTGCGAGGCCGTTTTGTAGTTGCGTACGACCAAATCCTCGCCGCCGATGCCGCGCAGGATCCGCAGGCCCGTCACCGTGTCGGAGGCGATTGTCGTTGTTTCGCCGAAAAGTTTGCGCTGTTCGGCCTGCCGGCGCTCCAGTGGCCGCATCATCGGGCCGACGATGAGCATCAGGATGGGCGTGCCGACGACCACCACGATGCCCAGCACCGGCGTGGTGACGATCATCAGCGCGGCGACCCCGGCGAAGACCAGCACCGCGCCGGCCGTCCGGTTGGACACCTCGTACGCGTCGCCGATGTGTTCCATGTCGGAGGCGGTGACGGCCACCACCTCACCGGTGGAGATCCGCCTCGGCAGCACCGCACCGAGCCGTGCCGCGTGCTCGACGACCAGCTGCTCGACCCGGTAGGCGGCGGACAGCCAGCTGGACACCGCGAACCGGTGCCGCATCGTGCCGGTCGCCGTCTGGATCACCCCGCTCACCGCCAGCAGGCCGACCCAGAACGCCAGCGCGGCCGGATCGTGCGCGGCAAGGCCGGTGTCGATCGCCTTGCCGAGCGCCAGCGGCATCGCCGCCGCCGACGCCATCCAGAGCACACCCCAGGTCATCCCGCCGGCCGAGATCGCCGCCTGTTTGCGCCACATCCACAACAGAAAAACCGCCGGCGAGCTCAGCGGCGGCCGGCCGGCGTCGGCGTGGGGGAAGGTGCGCACGCGTTCATACGCTACGTCCGATCGCGCCGGCCTCCGAACGATTTTCCGCCCGGTTACCCGCTACGGCGCGAAACTGTCGTACCCCCGTGCCAATCTGGGCCCCCACCCAAAACGGGCGGGGGGTGGGTTCGCGTGGCTACTTGTACACGTTCGAAGTTGATCTTGGTGGGCGTACAGCCAGACTTGCGCCAGCCATGATCCTTCGCCGGGCGAGCGCAGACGGGGGCAGAATGCTGGAGGCCGCTGACGTTTGAACGCGCGCTCGTCGGGGTAACAAGAAAAAACGTCTGTCAGTGATGTTAATCGAGGCCGGAATTACCAACACAATTTCAAGATCATCAATTCCTGGGTGGACCTGTGTTTATGCGTGGTGAGAATCATTGCGTCTGGTGCGCCATTCCTGAAAGGCTGGGCGAGTGACCGACGACGTGTCGATGGGGCCGCTCAGCGAGGAGATCGATCTCGACCTGTGCCTGCTGGGTGACGCGCTGGCCGGCTGGTATCGCGAGGTCGACGCCGGCGAGCTCACCACCGTCGGCCGGCTGGCCGTGCTCAGCTCGCTCGGCGAGCCACTCGTCGACCGCGTTCTGACCGAATGGCACGTCGACCGGCTGGCCGGCTATCTCGTCGGCGAGTGGGCCGGCCTGCGGCTGGCGACGCCGATCGTGCTCGTCGAGCTGCTGCACCGCATGGTCGAGCCGGACGCCGACGGCGAGCCGACGATCGGCTATCTGGCCATCGACGACGCCAACACCAACAGCCGCCACCTGCTCGCGGTCGGTCCGCACGGAGCCGAGCACCTGGCCGAGATGCTCGGCGTCAGCGCCGAGATCGCGCGGGTCGAGCGCGCCGAGGCCACCACCGGCACGCTGCGGCCGGGCATGCGCGTACGAGTGCTCACCGACATCGAAGGCAACGGCCTCGGCACGGTGTCGCGCGTACGGACGACCCTGCGCGTCGGCACTCCGGAGCTGTTCGTCTACGACGTACGCCTCGACGACGGCCACGGCGAGCTGCTCCGCTTCACCGCCGACCGCCTGGAGCTCCAGCAGTAAGTCCGCATGGTCACCATGCGTGCGTCAGGCGCACGCATGGCGGCCATGCGACCATCACGTTCCGGTCAGGCGTTGGCGACAGCGGTCCAGAGGTCGCCGAAGCGCTTGACGAAGCCGTTGGTGTCGACGTCGATGTCGGCGCTGAAGCCGTCGGCGGAGTAGCGCCAGCGGTCCATGCCGATCCGGACGTACGACTGTTGTTGCATCGTCAGCTTCATCTCCGGAAACCGCAGCACGACGACGTTGAGGTCGGCGCGCAGGCCCATGTCGTCGGGGTGGCCGCGGATCAGCCGGCGGATCGGGAACGACTTGCCGATCGGTGAGAAGCCGAGGTCGGCGTCCACGCAGCCGTCGAAGGCCGGGGTGTCCTCGCCGTCGACCCACCAGTGGCCGTCTTCGGTCGCGAACATCGACAGCGGCGGGTGGTGCTCGGAGACGATCGCGACCGAGCGCGTACGCCAGCCGTAGTCGGTCTCGATCCGATAGCGCAGGTGCGCCGGCCTGCCGTCGATGGGGATCAGGACGACGCCGTTGAGCCGGTGGCCGCTGCCGTTGATCGCCATCTCGCAGTATTCACTGCTCGAGAAGCGATCGCCGCGCCACAGGATCGTCGCCATCCCTAGCCCCCAAACGGCCGTGCGAACCGCACGGCGCAATGAGCCGATAATAGGCGGTGACCGCTGGCTCAGGTGGCCGACTTTGGCGTGACCTGCGAAGGATCGGCCGCACCGGACCCGAAACTGACGCCGCGGGCCTCCTTGCCGACGGCCGCCAGCAACACCACCGCCAGCAGTACCGGAACGATCGTAACGATCAGAGCAAACGGGTACCCATGAGACGTGGCTAATGCCTGCTGGATCGGCAGGTTGAGCGCCGCGATCAAATTCCCCAGTTGATAGGTCACACCAGGATAAAAGCCGCGAATCTCGTCGGGGCTCAGTTCGGTCAGGTGAGCCGGGATGACGCCCCAGGCACCCTGCACGACGAACTGCATCAGGAAGGCACCGAGCGCGAGCGCGCCGAGAGTGGTGGAGAGCGCGAACAGCGGCACGATCGGCAGGCCGAACAACGCGGCGACGATGATCGTACGGCGCCGGCCGAAGCGCTCGGACAGGCCGCCGAGCAGCGTACCGCCGCAGATCGCGCCGACGTTGTAGATGATCGCGACCAGGATCGACTGGTTTGCGGTGAAATGCAGGCCTTCCTTGAGAAAGGTCGGATAAATGTCCTGCGTGCCGTGGCTCATCCAGTTGAACGCCGTCATCAGCAGGACCAGATAGACGAAGCGCCGCAACACTGCCGGGTTGAGGAAGACCCGGCCGGGGGTGACGTTGGTCTGGCGTACGCGCTCCCGCGTACGTTCCCACGCCTCGCTCTCCCTGACCTTCACCCGCAGGTAGAGCGCGATCAGCGCGGGGACGATGCTGAAGGCGAAAAGTCCACGCCAGCCGAGGAACGGGTTGATGACGAAGAACGCCACCGCCGCCAGCAGATAGCCGACCGCGTAGCCCTGCTGCAGCACGCCGGAGTAGAAACCCCTTTTCTCGGTGGGAATCTTCTCCATCGCCAGCGCCGCGCCAAGACCCCACTCGCCACCCATACCGATGCCGTAGAGCAGCCGCAGGATCAACAGGATGGTGAAGTTTGGCGCGAAAGCACAGAGAAAACCGACGACCGAATAGAACACGACGTCGACCATCAGCGGTACGCGCCGGCCGACTTTGTCAGCCCAACGACCAAAAACGAACGCGCCGACCGGTCGCATGGCCAGTGTCGCCGTAGTCAGGAAGGCGACGGTCGTCAGCTCGACGTGCAGCGACTTGTGGATCTCGTCGTAGACGAGCACCACGATGAAATAGTCGAACGCGTCCATCGTCCAGCCGAGCAAGGCGGCCAGGAAGGCGTTGCGCTGTTCGGGGGTCAGCCCGCGGGCCTGCTTGACGAGAGAAAAGGCCACGGCATGACGCTATGGCCCAGATCCCCACATCGCACCCAAAGCTTTATTTAAGTGTATTGAGGAAGGTCTCGATCGCGCCGGTGACCTGCGCGGCGTGGTTGTCGGTCAGCAGCGCGACGCCGTGGTCGGAGCCGGACAGGATCAGCACCTGCTCGGCGCCGGGATGCGCGTCGGCGAGCTTGCGAGTGTCCGCGGCCGGCGCGTAGCCGTCGTTTTCCGTGGTGATCAACAGCAACGGGCCTTTGAACCGCGCGATCAGCGTGGTCGTCTGGACGGCCTCGGTGTTCAGGTTGAGCTCGCCGCCGAGCGAGATGACACCGGCCGCCGGCGGCTTCATGTCCGCCGCGTACGCGAGCGAGGTCGCGGCACCTTGCGATGCGCCCATCAGCACGATCGAGGTCGCGCCGGCCTTGCGCAGCGTGTCGTACGCGCTGGCGACGATCTCCTTGTACGGCGAGGCCCACTCGTAGATCGCCACGTGATAGCCGAGCTTGACCAGCTTGCGCGCGTACGGCATCCACTGGCAGATGTCGCCGTCGCTCTGCGGACCGAGCACGACCCCTTTCGGGCCGCTGCCCAGCACCAGCACCAGCGCGCTCCCGCCGGACGGCAGGTTGGCCACCTCCGGCTTGCCTTCGCCGGCCAGCAGGCACTGCGGCGCCGGCAGCGGGTGGCCGCTCCGGTCCGTCAGGTCTGGCAGTTTCACGTACGACGGGCTGGGGGAGGCGACCGGCTTCGGAGCCGAGCCGCAGGCGGCGGTCATGAGCAGCGCGGATGCTGCGACGATGGTCGCTAAGGTCGTTCCGATCCTGTGCACCGCCGCAGAATAGACTCGGCTCCACCGGCCTGACCGGCCATTTGAAAGGATTTGAAAGTCGTGACCAGCCAGCCGACCGACCGACCGGTCCTCGTCGTCGACTTCGGCGCGCAGTACGCGCAGCTGATCGCTCGTCGAGTCCGCGAGGCGCGGGTCTACTCCGAGATCGTCCCCCACACGATGCCGGTCGCCGACATGCTGGCCCGCCGGCCGGCGGCGATCATCCTGTCCGGCGGGCCGTCCAGTGTGTACGCCGACGGCGCGCCGAGCCTCGACCCGGCGCTGTTCGACACCGGCATACCGACTTTTGGCATCTGCTATGGCTTTCAGGCGATCGCGCTGGCGCTCGGCGGCACCGTCGCGCACACCGACAGCCGGGAGTACGGCCGGACGGCGCTGAGTGTCAGCGCCGGCGACTCGGCGCTGTTCCACGGCCTGCCACCGCTGCAGTCGGTGTGGATGAGCCACGGCGACGCGGTGACCGAGGCGCCGGCCGGCTTCCGCGTCATCGCCTCGACCGACCGCGTGCCGGTGGCGGCGTTCGAAGACACCGACCGCGCGATCGCCGGCGTGCAGTTTCACCCCGAGGTGCTGCACTCCGAGCACGGCCAGGCGGTGCTGGAGCACTTTCTCTACGAGGTGGCCGACATCCGTCCACAGTGGACGACCGCGTCGATCGTGGCCGAGCAGGTCGAGTCGATCCGCGCCCAGGTCGGCGACAAGCGGGCGATCTGCGCGCTGTCCGGCGGCGTCGACTCGGCGGTCGCGGCCGCGCTCGTACAACGCGCGATCGGCGATCGCCTGACGTGTGTTTTCGTCGACCACGGCCTGCTGCGCGCCGGTGAAGCCGAGCAGGTGGAGCGCGATTTCGTTGCGGTGACTGGCGTACGGCTGAAGGTCGTGGACGCGAGCGAACGGTTTCTGTCGGCGCTGGCGGAGGTTTCCGACCCTGAGGACAAGCGCAAGATCATCGGCCGCGAGTTCATCCGGGTTTTCGAGCAGGCCGCGCGCGAGGTCGTCGACGAGGCCGGCGCGTCCGGTGACACGGTCGAGTTTTTGGTGCAGGGGACGCTTTATCCGGACGTGGTGGAGTCCGGCGGCGGCACCGGCACAGCCAACATCAAGAGCCACCACAACGTCGGCGGCCTGCCGGAGGACCTGCAGTTCGCGCTGGTGGAGCCGCTGCGGACGCTGTTCAAGGACGAGGTGCGCAAGGTCGGCCTGGAGCTCGGCCTGCCGGAGGCGATGATCTGGCGGCAGCCCTTCCCCGGCCCCGGCCTGGCGATCCGGATCGTCGGCGCGGTGACCGCCGACCGGCTTTCGTTGCTGCGCCAGGCCGACGCGATCGCGCGCGCCGAGCTGACCGCGGCCGGCCTGGACCGCGAGATCTGGCAGTGTCCGGTGGTGCTGCTGGCCGACGTACGCTCGGTCGGCGTGCAGGGTGACGGCCGCACGTACGGCCATCCGATCGTGTTGCGGCCGGTGTCCAGCGAGGACGCGATGACCGCCGACTGGACGCGGCTGCCGTACGAGGTGCTGGCGCGGATCTCCACGCGGATCACCAACGAGGTGGCCGGCGTCAACCGGGTCGTCCTGGACGTGACCAGCAAACCGCCAGGCACCATCGAGTGGGAGTAGCCGCACCCCGGCCGTTACCGGCGGGTAACGACGCAATCGGATTCCGATCGAGTCGTCGCTGGCCCGTTGACCTGCAGTTCTGTCATAAGAAGTGACAATCGGACACAGGGAGGCCGACAAGTGACGCTGGTAGCCGGTGTCGACAGCTCCACCCAGTCGACCAAGGTCGTCGTGGTCGACGCCGCCGACGGCCGGATCGTCCGCACCGGCGGCGCGCCGCATCCGGACGGCACCGAGGTGAGCCCGCAGGCCTGGTGGCAGGCGTTCACGACCGCGGTCGGCGACGGCCTGCTCGACGGCGTCGAGGCGATCGCGGTGGCGGCGCAGCAGCACGGCATGGTCACGCTCGACGCGGCCGGCGAGGTGGTACGCCCGGCGCTGCTCTGGAACGACCTGCGCTCCGCGCCCGCGGCGGCCGACCTGATCGCCGAGCTCGGCGGTCCCGACAGGTGGGCCGCCGCGACCGGGTCCGTACCGGTGGCCAGCTTCACCGTCACCAAGCTGCGCTGGCTGCGCCGCCACCAGCCGGAGCTGGCCGACCGGGTCGCCGCGGTGCTGCTGCCGCACGACTGGCTCACCATGCGGCTGAGCGGCGGCGAGCGGGTCACCGACCGCGGGGACGCCTCCGGCACCGGCTATTTCGATCCCGCGACCTCGACCTACCGGCCGGAGATCCTGGAGCTCGCCTTCGGCAGCCGGCCGGAGGTGCCGCGGCTGGCCGCGCCAGGCGAGGCGGTCGGCCGTACGCCCCAAGGCGCGGTGATCGGCGCCGGCACCGGCGACAACATGGGCGCTGCGCTGGGGCTTGGCCTGCGCACTGGCGACGTCGTCGTCTCCATCGGCACTTCCGGCACGGTGTTCGCGGTCGCCGAGCATCCCACCGCTGACGCGTCCGGCGCGGTGGCCGGCTTCGCCGACGCGACGGGCCGCTATCTGCCACTGGTCTGCACGCTCAACGCGGCGCGCGTGCTCGGCGCCGGCCGCGAGCTGCTCGGCGTCGAGCCGGCCGAGTTCGACGCGCTGGCGCTGGCCGGCCCGTCCGGCGCCGGAGGCCTGACCCTGGTGCCGTATCTGGAAGGCGAACGCACGCCCAACCTGCCGTCCGCCTCCGGCCGGCTGGTCGGGCTGCGGCTGGCGAACACGACACGCGAACATCTGGCGCGTGCGTTCGTGGAGGGGATGCTGTGCGGCCTCGCCGATGGTCTGGACGCGTTGCGTGCGCAGGGCGTACGGCCTGGTCGCGTGCTGCTGACCGGAGGTGCCGCGCGGTCGGCGGCCGTACAGCGGATCGCCGGCGAGCTGTTCGACGTACCGGTCGAGGTGCCCGAGCCGGCCGAGTACGTGGCGGTGGGCGCGGCGCGGCAGGCCGCGTGGGCCTTGTCCGGCGCCGAGGCGCCGCCGGACTGGACCATCCAGTCGCGTGCCGTCGAGGCGACGGCCGGTGCCGCCGGCGAGGTGCGGGCCGCGTACGCGGCGGCGCGCGACCACCTGGCCGCTGAGTTGCCGGACTGATCCGCAAGGTCATCCGCGCGGCGATCCGGTGTCGATTAGGTGATCGGTCCGTTACGTCCCGCCTACTTGATCGTGCGAGAGTCCGATTTCGGACTCTTCCCGCGGAGTGAATCGCGGGTCCACCGGGTACGGAAGATCAACCCGGTATGGCATGGTGGTCATTCGCACCCGGGAGTCCCGCCGACCGGCGGATAACGTGACGAACCCGGGCAGGAGGACGTAAGTGCAAGCACGACCCTGGCGTCGGGGCACCGTCGACCGTCCCCGACCACTGGGCCGGCGGTGGCGGCGGGGGCTGCGTCAAGGCGGCGTACTGGCGCGGCGGGTGCTGATCCGCCGGCCGGGCTCCGGACGTGCGTTCAGCTGGAACTTCATGTCACCGCGCGGCCGCTCGACGGTCCTCGAACGTGCCGCGGACGCGGCCGTGGAGGCGCCGCCGAGCAAGCCGAAGAAGGTGCTGCCGGAGGCCGATGCGCCGGTGGTCGTACCACTGCTTCCCGGGCCACAGACGCTGACCCGCAAGATCAGCTTCCTGGCCGTCACGGCCTGCTCGATCGCCAGCCTGGTCTTCGGTACGAGCGCCGTGCTGGTCGCCTTCAACGGCCTGCCGCGGCTCGCCGCGATGCTGCTGATCGGCTCGGTCATCTGCGACGGTCTGGACGGGCCGATGGCGCGCAAGTTCGGCGTCGCGACGCCGTTCGGTGCACAGCTGGACTCGCTGGTCGACATGTGCTCCTTCGGCGTGGCCGCGCCGGTGATCTGCTACGTGTGGCTGACCCAGGCCGGCGCGCCGGTCCTCCTGGTCGGCCCGGCCTGCCTGGCCGTCGCCGCCGGTGCGGCGCTGCGGCTGGCCAGGTTCAACGTGTCGCCGAAGAACTCGGCGTACTTCTGCGGCGTACCGACCACCCTGGCCGCCGGCATCCTCGCCGTCTTCGCGCTGCTGGTGCAGCACCCGGCGTCGATGTGGTGGCTGTCGCTGCTGGTCATGATGCTGGCGATCCTGATGGTCAGCACGTTCCCGTACGCGAAGCTGGCGCGCGTACTGCGGCTGCCGCCGTGGCTGTGGCTGGCGGTCGTGGCCGGCGCGGTGCTGGTGGATGTCACGGTGACGTTCATCGCGCTGGTGACGGTGTATCTGGTGTCAGGTCCGGTGCTCTGGATGCGGCAGCACCACCAACGCGCTGCCGCCGCTCGCTAGTCGCTGTTTGCGCCTGGCTTGGCCGCGCGGCCACCCTACGTGCGGCGGCTTGGCCGCGGGGTGACCCTACGTGCGCTGGCCGCGCGTAGGGCCACCTTGCGTGCGGCGGTTTGGTCGTAGGGCGACCCTGCGTGCGTCTCAACCGGAACCAAGATCAACTTTCGTACTTATGTAAGTAACCACGCGAACCCACCCCCCACCCGATCTGGGTGGGGGCCAAATTTCGCAGGGGGGTGCGACAGTTTCGCGCTGTAGCAGGTAATCAGAGCCAGCGGGCGATGAGGGTCTCGCCGCCGGTTACCCGGTCGCCTTCGGTGACCAGGGGACGCGCGGCGCCGGCCGGCAGGTACACATCCGTACGGGAGCCGAAGCGGATCAGGCCAAACTTCTCGCCGCGCGCCAGCAACGCGCCGGGCCGCGACCGCTGTACGATCCGGCGCGCGATCAGGCCGCTGCGCTGCGCGACGACGACCGGACCGTGAGTCGTCTCGAGCACGGTGTACTTGCTGTTGTTGTGCTCCGCGTTCGGATGCCGTGCGTCCGCGTAGCCACCCGGCTCGTCGATCACGTCGACGATCCGGCCGGCGACCGGGCTGCGGTTGACGTGTACGTCGAGCACCGACAGGAAGACCGAGATCCGCAGCCACTCGGCCGAGGCGGTGCCGAAGCCGTCGTCGGTCACCTCCTCGACGGAGAGTACGACGCCGTCCGCGGACGACACGATCGCGTCGGCCTCGGCGGTCTCGTCCGGCAGCAGGCGGCGAGGGTCGCGGAAGAACGCCGCGACCGGCAGCGCGGCGGCGGCGGGCAGCAGCCACACCGGCCGGCGGAACAGCCGCTTGGTGAGCAGCGTCAGACCAGCGACCGCCGCGACCGCGACGACACCGTTGACGTCGATACGCATGTCGCGGGTCACCGGGATCCGGG
Proteins encoded:
- a CDS encoding ABC transporter ATP-binding protein; the encoded protein is MRTFPHADAGRPPLSSPAVFLLWMWRKQAAISAGGMTWGVLWMASAAAMPLALGKAIDTGLAAHDPAALAFWVGLLAVSGVIQTATGTMRHRFAVSSWLSAAYRVEQLVVEHAARLGAVLPRRISTGEVVAVTASDMEHIGDAYEVSNRTAGAVLVFAGVAALMIVTTPVLGIVVVVGTPILMLIVGPMMRPLERRQAEQRKLFGETTTIASDTVTGLRILRGIGGEDLVVRNYKTASQKVRQAGVRVARVASMMEAAQILLPGLFAIMIAWLGARLALDRQISAGQLVSAYAYAAFLVLPLRTFAEMAEVLTKAVVAAKRIIAVLRLDRDIVSPADPLPMPDPATATLADALSGAEFKPGLRTAVVCERRADADALAERLARYVDADVRFGGVPLAELELAAVRAAILLADPHPHMFSGPLAEELDPTGQASRAAIEAAVGVADAEDVVEALPDGLDTEVIEQGRFFSGGQRQRLVLARSLVADPDVLILLEPTSAVDAHTESRIAGRLTAARAGRTTIVFSTSPLLAGAADEVVFLPDGGKTSATGNHHALLRQNSAYRAVVTRGTS
- a CDS encoding ABC transporter ATP-binding protein; its protein translation is MSHILPVASTVDTRRYAAGLFRRHPRAIAGMLALHALAAIAGLAGPRLLGALVDGVSTGITQIGIDLIALLGAAFLLTQTALVRFATYFSSSLGEKVLAELREEFVERVTELPLSTVEKAGSGDLLTRATTDVGSLNRVIRWGVPEVMVAAVTTVLTVAAAALAGWHILLPCLLVLPLLSVSTRWYLKRAPSAYLKERELYARLLAGVHETVDGARTVEELRLDRRRIRRSEKDIRNAFDIEKYTLGLRTRFYPAVELTFLAPVVIALAWGGWLYARGLASLGAVTAVTLYVIALADPLDRLISWLDEVQVGAASLARLVGVAQSRAPRAVGGPEPTNERIRLSAVHFAYDSGRDVLHGVDLDLRPGERLAVVGPSGAGKSTIGRLLAGIARPRSGEVTVGGVPIADLPPDRLRAHVALVTQEHHVFVGTVADNLRLAAPEATDDELRSALRAVDADTWVDALPDGIRTTVGSGEQTLEPGQAQQLALARLVLADPHTLVLDEATSLMDPTAARHLEQSLAAVMRGRTVVAIAHRLQTAHDADRVAVVEDGRISEIGSHRELIAAGGSYAALWRSWQDAE
- a CDS encoding MFS transporter — protein: MAFSLVKQARGLTPEQRNAFLAALLGWTMDAFDYFIVVLVYDEIHKSLHVELTTVAFLTTATLAMRPVGAFVFGRWADKVGRRVPLMVDVVFYSVVGFLCAFAPNFTILLILRLLYGIGMGGEWGLGAALAMEKIPTEKRGFYSGVLQQGYAVGYLLAAVAFFVINPFLGWRGLFAFSIVPALIALYLRVKVRESEAWERTRERVRQTNVTPGRVFLNPAVLRRFVYLVLLMTAFNWMSHGTQDIYPTFLKEGLHFTANQSILVAIIYNVGAICGGTLLGGLSERFGRRRTIIVAALFGLPIVPLFALSTTLGALALGAFLMQFVVQGAWGVIPAHLTELSPDEIRGFYPGVTYQLGNLIAALNLPIQQALATSHGYPFALIVTIVPVLLAVVLLAAVGKEARGVSFGSGAADPSQVTPKSAT
- the guaA gene encoding glutamine-hydrolyzing GMP synthase; the protein is MTSQPTDRPVLVVDFGAQYAQLIARRVREARVYSEIVPHTMPVADMLARRPAAIILSGGPSSVYADGAPSLDPALFDTGIPTFGICYGFQAIALALGGTVAHTDSREYGRTALSVSAGDSALFHGLPPLQSVWMSHGDAVTEAPAGFRVIASTDRVPVAAFEDTDRAIAGVQFHPEVLHSEHGQAVLEHFLYEVADIRPQWTTASIVAEQVESIRAQVGDKRAICALSGGVDSAVAAALVQRAIGDRLTCVFVDHGLLRAGEAEQVERDFVAVTGVRLKVVDASERFLSALAEVSDPEDKRKIIGREFIRVFEQAAREVVDEAGASGDTVEFLVQGTLYPDVVESGGGTGTANIKSHHNVGGLPEDLQFALVEPLRTLFKDEVRKVGLELGLPEAMIWRQPFPGPGLAIRIVGAVTADRLSLLRQADAIARAELTAAGLDREIWQCPVVLLADVRSVGVQGDGRTYGHPIVLRPVSSEDAMTADWTRLPYEVLARISTRITNEVAGVNRVVLDVTSKPPGTIEWE
- a CDS encoding alpha/beta hydrolase, coding for MHRIGTTLATIVAASALLMTAACGSAPKPVASPSPSYVKLPDLTDRSGHPLPAPQCLLAGEGKPEVANLPSGGSALVLVLGSGPKGVVLGPQSDGDICQWMPYARKLVKLGYHVAIYEWASPYKEIVASAYDTLRKAGATSIVLMGASQGAATSLAYAADMKPPAAGVISLGGELNLNTEAVQTTTLIARFKGPLLLITTENDGYAPAADTRKLADAHPGAEQVLILSGSDHGVALLTDNHAAQVTGAIETFLNTLK
- a CDS encoding putative glycolipid-binding domain-containing protein, with amino-acid sequence MATILWRGDRFSSSEYCEMAINGSGHRLNGVVLIPIDGRPAHLRYRIETDYGWRTRSVAIVSEHHPPLSMFATEDGHWWVDGEDTPAFDGCVDADLGFSPIGKSFPIRRLIRGHPDDMGLRADLNVVVLRFPEMKLTMQQQSYVRIGMDRWRYSADGFSADIDVDTNGFVKRFGDLWTAVANA